Proteins found in one Cetobacterium somerae genomic segment:
- a CDS encoding FMN-binding protein, producing the protein MIKKWLPLSLSALLLCGSISSFAAETKIYQGLGHSTNFRVGPGKDSEGQQVYSFNYVDAAVLFDSDGKIINAVVDALEVSTPNYDGESMPHFSGWPGTEGHNLADHKTKKVIGKTENTPASIANEVDNWKTKRERGAAYGMNPKNEWDEQMDFFQEKFKGKTVEELEIIFTKLYSDVNGRPLKENSRNDKDKEKYSKLTEAEKKEVADITAGATMSLRDSHGDILGALKNAYENRVEVAIPTK; encoded by the coding sequence ATGATAAAAAAATGGTTACCACTATCTCTTTCAGCTCTTTTACTTTGTGGATCAATTTCATCTTTTGCTGCTGAAACTAAAATCTACCAAGGTTTAGGACATTCAACAAACTTTAGAGTTGGTCCTGGTAAAGATAGTGAAGGACAACAAGTTTATAGTTTCAACTACGTAGATGCTGCTGTACTTTTCGATTCTGATGGAAAAATTATAAATGCCGTAGTTGATGCCTTAGAAGTTAGTACACCAAATTACGATGGAGAAAGCATGCCACATTTTTCAGGGTGGCCTGGAACTGAAGGTCATAATTTAGCTGATCATAAAACTAAAAAAGTTATTGGTAAAACTGAAAATACTCCTGCTAGCATAGCTAATGAAGTTGATAATTGGAAAACTAAAAGAGAACGTGGAGCTGCCTATGGAATGAACCCTAAAAATGAATGGGATGAACAAATGGACTTTTTCCAAGAGAAATTTAAAGGTAAAACAGTTGAAGAGTTAGAAATTATTTTCACAAAGCTATACTCAGATGTTAACGGAAGACCTTTAAAAGAAAATAGTAGAAATGATAAAGATAAAGAAAAATATAGTAAATTAACTGAAGCTGAAAAAAAAGAGGTTGCTGATATAACTGCTGGAGCTACAATGAGTTTAAGAGATAGTCATGGAGATATTTTAGGTGCACTAAAAAATGCATATGAAAACCGTGTTGAGGTGGCTATTCCAACTAAATAA
- a CDS encoding APC family permease, producing the protein MDDLKSNKLGFWSIFFLGINSIIGSGIFLLPNKAYADVGLASLIVILINAVLALFLALCFAETASIFDKNGSSFVYAKEAYGNFVGFEIGIFAWFIGIVSWAAEIQGFLTAFGGIYPITIDPYYNKLFVVGIGVFLGVLNYLGVKFSKILNNLITVSKLLPLILFVFVGIFFIKGPDFFPLIPKIELGLSTGNLGVATLVIFYAFTGFDLLAVAAEDMQNPTKNLPKAIIWVMIFCSIFYLMVMVVCIGLLGPKLGTTSVPIASATAAVFGSSGFLFITIATLVSIGGITIALSFIAPRSIQALADSKYVPEIFNKKGRFGTAGFAILLTTAITISLALYGNFIFLASLTVIARLIEFISTAGSVLVFRKRKLKAQYKIPLGPIIPVIAIILSIWLLSQSSHENLLFIIIGFIIGAILYVTYAKKQMEKQ; encoded by the coding sequence ATGGATGATTTAAAGAGTAACAAGCTTGGATTTTGGAGTATTTTCTTTTTGGGGATAAACTCAATAATTGGGTCAGGGATTTTTCTTTTACCAAATAAAGCATACGCTGATGTAGGATTAGCTAGTCTAATAGTAATTTTAATAAATGCTGTGTTAGCACTGTTTTTAGCCCTTTGTTTTGCTGAAACAGCAAGTATTTTTGATAAAAATGGTTCATCTTTTGTGTATGCAAAAGAAGCATATGGAAACTTTGTAGGTTTTGAAATTGGAATTTTTGCTTGGTTCATAGGTATTGTTAGTTGGGCAGCAGAGATTCAAGGTTTTTTAACGGCATTTGGTGGAATATATCCTATAACCATTGATCCATATTATAATAAATTATTTGTAGTAGGTATTGGAGTTTTCTTAGGAGTACTAAACTACTTAGGAGTTAAATTTTCAAAAATATTAAATAATCTTATAACTGTAAGTAAGTTATTACCTTTAATACTATTTGTTTTTGTAGGAATATTTTTTATAAAGGGACCAGATTTTTTTCCATTGATTCCTAAGATAGAGCTAGGTCTTTCAACTGGAAATTTAGGAGTTGCCACTTTAGTTATATTTTATGCATTTACTGGATTTGATTTATTGGCAGTAGCAGCAGAAGATATGCAAAATCCAACAAAAAATTTACCTAAAGCTATAATATGGGTTATGATATTCTGTTCTATTTTTTATCTGATGGTTATGGTGGTTTGTATAGGTTTATTAGGACCTAAGTTAGGAACAACTTCAGTTCCGATAGCTTCAGCGACAGCAGCAGTATTTGGAAGTTCTGGATTTTTATTTATAACAATAGCTACTTTGGTTTCTATTGGAGGAATAACAATAGCTTTATCATTTATTGCACCAAGATCAATTCAAGCTTTAGCAGATAGTAAATATGTACCTGAAATTTTTAATAAAAAAGGTAGATTTGGAACAGCTGGATTTGCAATTTTATTAACAACAGCAATAACTATTAGTTTAGCTCTTTATGGAAACTTTATATTTTTAGCAAGCCTTACAGTTATAGCTCGTTTAATTGAGTTTATATCTACGGCAGGTTCTGTTTTAGTTTTTAGAAAAAGAAAGTTAAAAGCACAATATAAAATTCCATTAGGACCGATTATTCCAGTAATAGCTATAATATTATCAATATGGTTATTAAGTCAATCGTCACATGAAAATCTACTTTTTATTATAATAGGATTTATAATTGGAGCTATATTATATGTAACTTATGCTAAAAAACAAATGGAGAAACAATAA
- a CDS encoding threonine/serine exporter family protein: MRVIIIQVISSIVATYGFGIIFNVKGMKNLYGSFGAGIGWLVYSLLSEKGFTYFISYTAASSTITIYSEILSRRLKVPTVSFLYPCMIPLVPGGGIYYTMYYIVQDSISKAVEKGIETFIISGSIAIGILTVSTFSQIYYYIVKKKAKENL, encoded by the coding sequence ATGAGGGTAATAATAATTCAGGTTATATCATCAATTGTTGCAACCTATGGTTTTGGGATAATATTTAATGTGAAAGGAATGAAAAATTTATATGGTAGTTTTGGTGCTGGAATAGGCTGGTTAGTGTATAGCTTATTGAGTGAAAAAGGTTTTACATATTTCATATCTTATACAGCAGCATCTTCAACTATAACAATATATTCTGAAATTTTATCGAGAAGATTAAAGGTACCAACAGTTTCATTTTTATATCCATGTATGATTCCTTTAGTTCCAGGTGGAGGAATATATTATACGATGTACTATATAGTACAGGATAGTATATCTAAAGCAGTAGAAAAAGGAATAGAAACATTTATTATATCGGGATCAATTGCCATTGGAATTCTAACAGTCTCAACATTTTCACAAATTTATTATTATATAGTAAAGAAAAAAGCAAAAGAAAATTTATAA
- a CDS encoding agmatine deiminase family protein, with translation MFGTCGKTPRELGYRMPGEWEKRRRTFMQWPVRDGKNSRTPLWPDGIEAARKGYANVAKAIAEFEELVMIAPPELLHEVKEMCGEKVEVLCLPIDDSWVRDNGPTFLLNDDQEVAAVKWRFTSYGEKYQTHYNDSKVPYHLGIFYDVPVFTSPLALEGGGIHSDGQGTILTTESALLTGSRNSRFTKEEVTNLLEEYLGGEQVIWLKSGLYGDLTDGHVDNTACFVRPGVIIIQACYDEKDPDYEIFQENMKILREFKDRSSGLPFEIIEIEKPPIRYYDGQLLTLSYINYLPVTGAVIVPTFGGDAEETDKKALEAIQKAYPDRKVVPIDGMPIIIGGGCVHCITQQMPYGKSF, from the coding sequence ATGTTTGGAACTTGTGGTAAAACACCTAGAGAACTTGGCTATAGAATGCCTGGAGAGTGGGAAAAAAGAAGACGTACTTTTATGCAATGGCCTGTTAGAGATGGAAAAAATAGTAGAACTCCACTTTGGCCTGATGGAATTGAAGCGGCTAGAAAAGGATATGCTAATGTAGCAAAAGCTATTGCTGAATTTGAGGAGTTAGTTATGATTGCCCCTCCTGAACTTCTACATGAAGTTAAAGAAATGTGTGGAGAAAAAGTAGAAGTATTATGTCTACCAATAGACGATTCGTGGGTTAGAGATAATGGTCCCACTTTTTTACTAAACGATGACCAAGAGGTAGCAGCAGTTAAATGGAGATTTACTTCTTATGGTGAAAAATATCAAACACACTATAACGATAGTAAAGTTCCTTATCATTTAGGAATATTTTATGATGTTCCAGTATTTACTTCTCCATTAGCTTTAGAAGGTGGAGGAATCCACTCAGATGGACAAGGAACTATTTTAACAACAGAATCTGCTTTACTTACTGGTTCTAGAAACTCTAGATTCACAAAAGAGGAAGTAACTAACTTATTAGAAGAATATTTAGGTGGTGAACAAGTTATCTGGTTAAAATCTGGTTTATATGGAGATTTAACTGATGGCCATGTTGATAATACAGCATGTTTTGTTAGACCTGGAGTTATTATAATTCAAGCTTGTTACGATGAAAAAGACCCTGATTACGAGATTTTCCAAGAAAATATGAAAATATTAAGAGAATTTAAAGATAGATCAAGTGGACTACCTTTTGAAATTATTGAAATTGAAAAACCTCCTATTAGATATTATGATGGTCAACTTCTTACATTAAGTTATATAAACTATTTACCTGTAACTGGAGCAGTTATTGTTCCAACTTTTGGTGGAGACGCTGAAGAAACAGATAAAAAAGCATTAGAAGCTATTCAAAAAGCTTACCCTGATAGAAAAGTAGTTCCTATAGATGGAATGCCTATCATTATTGGTGGTGGATGTGTTCACTGTATAACTCAACAAATGCCTTATGGAAAAAGTTTTTAG
- the aguB gene encoding N-carbamoylputrescine amidase, whose protein sequence is MRKVKVAAVQMSLGWDVDENIRKAETQVRAAAAEGAQIILLSELFERVYFCAKEKAEYMQFATELELDTAVNHFKKVAKELQVVLPISFYERKHGARYNSIAIIDADGEILGIYRKSHIPHDVSGYQEKFYFNIGDTGFKVWETKYAKIGVAICWDQWFPESARCMALMGAEILFYPTAIGSEPSDPTMDTKDHWQRVMQGHAGANLTPLVCANRTGQEHVDEIGVKFYGSSFIADHTGAKISEMDRDSEGFAIAELDLAAIDDYRAFWGLFRDRRPDLYGAILTLDGETKFK, encoded by the coding sequence ATGAGAAAAGTTAAAGTAGCAGCAGTTCAAATGTCTCTAGGATGGGATGTTGATGAAAATATAAGAAAAGCAGAAACACAAGTTAGAGCAGCAGCAGCTGAAGGAGCTCAAATAATTTTACTTTCTGAATTATTTGAAAGAGTTTACTTCTGTGCAAAAGAAAAAGCTGAGTACATGCAATTTGCAACAGAATTAGAATTAGATACAGCAGTTAATCATTTTAAAAAAGTTGCAAAAGAATTACAAGTTGTTCTTCCAATAAGTTTTTACGAGAGAAAACATGGTGCAAGATATAATTCAATAGCTATCATAGATGCTGATGGAGAGATTTTAGGAATTTATAGAAAAAGTCACATCCCTCACGATGTAAGTGGGTATCAAGAAAAATTCTATTTTAATATAGGAGATACTGGTTTTAAAGTTTGGGAAACTAAATATGCTAAAATTGGTGTTGCTATATGTTGGGATCAATGGTTCCCTGAATCAGCAAGATGTATGGCTTTAATGGGAGCTGAAATCCTATTCTATCCTACAGCTATTGGATCAGAACCTAGTGACCCTACTATGGATACAAAAGACCATTGGCAAAGAGTTATGCAAGGACATGCAGGTGCAAACTTAACTCCATTAGTTTGTGCTAACAGAACAGGTCAAGAGCATGTTGATGAGATAGGAGTTAAATTCTATGGATCATCTTTCATTGCTGATCACACTGGTGCTAAAATTTCAGAGATGGACAGAGATTCTGAAGGTTTTGCAATAGCTGAATTAGACTTAGCTGCTATTGATGATTATAGAGCTTTCTGGGGATTATTTAGAGATAGAAGACCTGATTTATACGGAGCTATCTTAACTCTTGATGGAGAAACAAAATTTAAATAA
- a CDS encoding ClC family H(+)/Cl(-) exchange transporter, translating into MGILKVYILAILTGFVTGLITIPYRWMIEKSSYIRDMIFNLNNPLYYLILGFIGIYIIGILISKMVEDSPLITGSGIPQARAQIYGRIKVKNPIKNLVFKFLGGVSGISAGYSLGREGPSVQMGALIGETVSQVFKVDPVERKYLIMSGAGAGLSSAFTAPLASAIFIAEELQKYFNSRLTIFSFLGSIVSGYMAAKFFVKNDYLDIVVNYPQNLNYFEYFYICIAFAIFISLVGKSFSFLLIYFQKLNRKIKLSKYIKVFFYTLMVIVIGIFYKDLTAGGESFLIREGMVNDLSIGALIFFIILKLLFTTLSYSTGFPGGIFLPLLVIGGLSGKLFGLILLYFNLIDINNLGVFIFLGMASAFVVVVRSPATGIILILEMTWDFTLLPSMVIVAGLAYTVSNLLKVEPIYDLLYKPLIENDNNNEIVDLVFEVGSESYLIGEEIGKIDLPGDLKIKAIERRGEIIKIDDTTTIEKNDIIGVPTKKRDIEKFYDSLRSLAQEN; encoded by the coding sequence ATGGGGATTTTAAAAGTTTATATATTAGCTATTTTAACTGGATTTGTAACAGGTCTTATAACAATACCCTATAGATGGATGATAGAAAAATCAAGTTATATAAGAGATATGATTTTTAATTTGAACAATCCATTATACTACTTAATTTTAGGGTTTATTGGAATATATATTATAGGTATTTTAATAAGTAAGATGGTAGAGGATAGTCCACTGATTACAGGAAGTGGTATTCCTCAAGCAAGAGCACAAATTTACGGAAGAATAAAAGTAAAGAATCCAATAAAAAATTTAGTTTTTAAATTCTTAGGTGGTGTTTCTGGAATTTCAGCAGGATATTCACTTGGAAGAGAAGGTCCTTCGGTACAAATGGGAGCACTTATTGGAGAAACGGTGTCTCAAGTATTTAAAGTAGATCCCGTTGAGAGAAAATATTTAATAATGAGTGGAGCAGGTGCAGGATTATCATCAGCCTTTACAGCACCATTAGCTTCCGCAATTTTTATAGCTGAAGAGTTACAAAAATATTTTAATTCAAGACTAACAATTTTTTCTTTTTTAGGTTCGATAGTTTCAGGATATATGGCGGCTAAGTTTTTTGTAAAAAATGATTATCTAGATATAGTTGTAAACTATCCACAAAACTTAAACTATTTTGAATATTTCTATATTTGTATAGCTTTTGCAATATTTATAAGTTTAGTAGGTAAAAGTTTTTCTTTTCTTTTAATTTATTTTCAAAAATTAAATAGGAAAATAAAATTATCAAAGTATATTAAAGTATTTTTTTATACATTAATGGTTATAGTAATTGGAATTTTTTATAAAGATTTAACTGCTGGTGGAGAAAGCTTTTTAATAAGAGAGGGAATGGTTAATGACCTTTCTATTGGTGCTTTAATATTTTTTATAATTTTAAAATTACTATTTACAACACTATCTTATTCTACTGGATTTCCTGGTGGTATATTTTTACCTCTTTTAGTGATTGGAGGATTATCAGGAAAATTGTTTGGATTAATTTTGTTATATTTTAATTTAATTGATATTAATAATTTGGGAGTATTTATATTTTTAGGAATGGCTTCAGCCTTTGTAGTAGTAGTTAGATCACCAGCTACAGGAATTATTTTAATATTAGAAATGACATGGGATTTTACACTTCTTCCAAGTATGGTTATTGTAGCTGGATTAGCATATACAGTTAGTAATCTATTAAAGGTAGAACCAATATATGATTTATTATATAAACCTTTAATTGAGAATGACAATAATAATGAAATTGTAGATTTAGTTTTTGAAGTGGGAAGCGAATCATATTTAATAGGAGAAGAGATTGGAAAAATAGATTTGCCAGGAGATCTTAAAATAAAAGCTATCGAAAGAAGAGGAGAAATTATAAAAATTGATGATACAACTACAATAGAGAAAAATGACATAATAGGAGTCCCAACTAAGAAAAGAGATATTGAAAAATTTTATGATTCTTTGAGATCTTTAGCTCAAGAAAATTAG
- the glsA gene encoding glutaminase A, producing the protein MNQDVLSKIVENNKGLISQGAVATYIPELAKVSKDYLGAVIAFPDGTMLSAGDTKVRFAIESISKTVVLALALLDNGEEEVFKHVHKEPSGDAFNSIKKLETEPDHLPRNPFINAGAIMTASLIKGKDPVDKFNRILEFMKKISEDDSLELATDIYLSEKATGDTNRGLAYYMKGQGVLSGDVEEILDVYFKQCSIYVTTESLAKIARFFANGGVLSNGERVIPKKYAQIVSGLIATCGMYDQSGEYLDNIGIPGKSGVGGGIISPVSSKKIGVAVFGPALDAEGNSVAGMGIMKDISKEMELDMF; encoded by the coding sequence ATGAATCAAGATGTATTAAGTAAAATAGTAGAAAACAATAAAGGTTTAATATCTCAAGGAGCTGTAGCAACATATATCCCAGAGTTAGCTAAAGTAAGTAAAGATTACTTAGGTGCAGTTATTGCATTTCCAGATGGAACTATGTTATCAGCAGGAGATACAAAAGTTAGATTTGCTATAGAAAGTATATCTAAAACAGTTGTTTTAGCTTTAGCTCTATTAGATAATGGAGAGGAAGAAGTATTTAAACACGTTCATAAAGAGCCTTCAGGAGATGCTTTTAACTCAATAAAAAAATTAGAAACAGAACCTGATCACTTACCAAGAAATCCCTTTATAAATGCAGGAGCTATTATGACAGCTTCTCTAATAAAAGGAAAAGATCCAGTAGATAAATTTAATAGAATTTTAGAATTTATGAAGAAAATAAGTGAAGATGATTCTTTAGAATTAGCTACAGATATTTATTTAAGTGAAAAAGCTACTGGAGATACAAACAGAGGTTTAGCTTACTATATGAAAGGACAGGGAGTTTTAAGTGGAGATGTAGAAGAGATTCTAGATGTTTATTTTAAGCAATGTTCAATATATGTAACTACAGAAAGTTTAGCTAAAATTGCAAGATTCTTTGCAAATGGTGGAGTTTTATCAAATGGAGAGAGAGTTATTCCTAAAAAATATGCACAAATAGTTAGTGGTTTAATTGCTACTTGTGGAATGTATGATCAAAGTGGAGAATATCTTGATAACATTGGAATTCCTGGAAAATCAGGAGTTGGTGGAGGTATAATTTCTCCAGTATCAAGTAAAAAAATAGGTGTAGCAGTATTTGGACCAGCTTTAGATGCTGAGGGAAATAGTGTTGCAGGTATGGGAATAATGAAAGATATCTCAAAAGAGATGGAACTAGACATGTTTTAA
- a CDS encoding threonine/serine exporter family protein gives MDNLREDLTVINENDILYLASYVGKLILESGGETYRAEDMVDKICNHYGLESNSFAVLSSILTTIRGRERRFFTNIEKIRMRTINVEKISKLSSLVRDIDSYTFKEFLEKVKEIDDEKAYGFLYVLLGNCIAAGAFAYYFGGDRGSCIASVIGAISISFLGYFAAKLMINKFFLNLVGGMVCSFSAYICFLFGIIPEISVTIISTLMLLVPGIAFTNSIRDLITGDLVSGIARGVEAFMVGTALAIGSGITLSIIKTLGGLL, from the coding sequence ATGGATAATCTTAGGGAGGATTTAACAGTTATCAATGAAAATGACATTTTATATTTAGCAAGTTATGTAGGAAAATTGATACTGGAATCTGGTGGAGAAACCTATAGAGCAGAGGATATGGTAGATAAAATATGTAATCACTATGGTCTTGAATCAAATTCATTTGCAGTTTTATCTAGTATTTTAACAACAATAAGAGGAAGAGAAAGAAGATTTTTTACAAATATAGAGAAAATAAGGATGAGAACTATAAATGTAGAAAAAATTTCTAAATTAAGTTCTTTAGTAAGAGATATAGATAGTTATACTTTTAAAGAGTTTCTTGAAAAAGTAAAAGAGATTGATGATGAAAAAGCATATGGATTTCTTTATGTACTATTAGGAAATTGTATTGCAGCAGGAGCTTTTGCATATTATTTTGGTGGAGATAGGGGAAGTTGTATTGCTTCAGTTATTGGAGCTATTTCAATATCATTTTTAGGCTATTTTGCTGCAAAGCTAATGATAAATAAATTCTTCTTGAATTTAGTAGGAGGTATGGTTTGCTCTTTCTCAGCTTACATATGTTTTTTGTTTGGGATAATTCCTGAGATTTCAGTGACAATAATTTCAACATTAATGCTATTGGTTCCTGGAATTGCTTTTACAAACTCTATTAGAGATTTGATAACAGGAGATTTAGTTTCAGGAATTGCAAGAGGGGTGGAAGCCTTTATGGTAGGAACTGCTTTAGCAATAGGATCTGGAATAACTTTATCCATTATAAAAACACTAGGAGGATTACTATGA
- the rbsD gene encoding D-ribose pyranase, with protein sequence MKKGKLLNSELSYEIAKIGHTSHITLCDAGLPFPKGVKRIDLAIEAGYPSFIKTLDAILSEMIVEEIVLASEIKTINPKVYNEILETFVKNGMNPKVVEVSHTEFKEITKESEAIVRTGECTPYANIILKSGVVF encoded by the coding sequence ATGAAAAAAGGAAAACTTTTAAATAGTGAACTTTCTTATGAGATTGCTAAAATAGGTCATACATCTCACATTACACTTTGTGATGCTGGCCTTCCATTCCCAAAAGGTGTAAAAAGAATAGATTTAGCTATTGAAGCTGGATACCCTAGTTTTATCAAAACTTTAGATGCTATTTTAAGTGAAATGATAGTTGAAGAGATTGTTCTAGCCTCTGAAATTAAAACTATTAACCCTAAAGTTTATAATGAAATTTTAGAAACTTTCGTAAAAAATGGAATGAATCCAAAAGTTGTTGAAGTTTCTCACACAGAGTTTAAAGAGATCACAAAAGAAAGTGAAGCAATTGTTAGAACTGGAGAATGTACTCCATATGCAAATATTATTTTAAAGTCAGGAGTAGTTTTCTAA
- the rbsK gene encoding ribokinase, whose product MKKIVVVGSINMDLVTICERAPRGGETLLGKKFMQIPGGKGANQAVAMGKMKSPVSMLGKIGKEGMGNILLDSMKKDGVDVSNIEYCDEATGIAKIIVEDNGQNRIIVVPGANYEVDNSYIDRHLDTIKNCDILVTQLEIPMETVKYSLKKAKELGKITILNPAPANKLDEEIISNSDYIIPNETELEILSGIPVTDEESVINAANILLDKGVKGLIVTLGSKGCMFISKTERRSFPAYKVKAIDTTAAGDSFIGGFVNGLASGLTFEEAIDRGTKVAAISVTRIGAQTSIPTLEEVLNFKGE is encoded by the coding sequence ATGAAAAAAATTGTTGTTGTTGGAAGCATTAACATGGATTTAGTTACAATTTGCGAAAGAGCACCTCGTGGTGGTGAAACTCTTTTAGGTAAGAAATTCATGCAAATCCCTGGTGGAAAAGGAGCTAACCAAGCTGTTGCTATGGGGAAGATGAAATCTCCAGTTTCTATGCTAGGAAAAATAGGAAAAGAGGGTATGGGAAATATTCTTCTAGATTCTATGAAAAAAGATGGAGTAGATGTTTCTAATATCGAGTATTGTGATGAAGCGACTGGTATTGCTAAAATTATCGTAGAAGATAATGGACAAAATAGAATTATTGTTGTTCCTGGAGCTAATTATGAAGTTGATAATTCTTATATAGATAGACATTTAGATACTATTAAAAATTGTGATATTCTTGTTACTCAACTTGAAATCCCAATGGAAACAGTTAAATATTCATTAAAAAAAGCTAAAGAGCTTGGAAAAATAACTATTTTAAATCCAGCTCCTGCTAATAAATTGGATGAAGAGATTATTTCAAATTCTGATTATATAATTCCAAATGAAACAGAGTTAGAGATTTTATCTGGAATACCTGTTACTGATGAAGAAAGTGTAATAAATGCTGCTAACATACTTTTAGACAAAGGTGTTAAAGGACTTATCGTTACTTTAGGAAGTAAGGGATGTATGTTTATAAGTAAAACAGAGAGAAGATCATTCCCAGCTTACAAAGTTAAAGCAATTGATACAACTGCTGCTGGAGATAGTTTTATTGGTGGTTTTGTAAATGGACTTGCTTCTGGTCTAACTTTTGAAGAAGCTATTGATAGAGGAACTAAGGTTGCTGCTATATCTGTTACTAGAATTGGTGCTCAAACATCGATACCAACTCTTGAAGAAGTATTAAATTTTAAAGGAGAATAA
- the gadC gene encoding glutamate:gamma-aminobutyrate antiporter, which translates to MATNTSTTNKQLTLFGFFTITASMVMAVYEYPSFATSGFSLLFFLLFGGLFWFIPVALCAAEMATIPGWETGGVFTWVSESLGERWGFAAIFYQFFEITVGYIPMLYFINGSLSYLFDWPGLNVNPHLKLISILIVFWILTFSQLGGTKYTAKIARIGFIFGIVIPAIILIGLAIAYVVAGNPVHMEVSWNSFFPDFTNVNSLVILVSFILSYMGVEASASHANEMANPKKQYPIAVFMLVIIAIVISSAGGLSIATVIPVNEINLSAGVNQTFAILINHYGSHLDWIVRIIAAFIGLGVLAEVSAWIVGPSRAMYVAAQKGILPPVFKKVNKNDVPVPLVMFQGVIVTIWAIVLTLGGGGNNMSFMTAMSLTVVIYLMTYFLLFIGYLTLVLKRKTTDAQAGYQIPGGVVFKCIVGAIGFLTSLFAFIISFFPPDNIPGGNTGEYETILTVGFIVVLVLPFIIYEFRDKRNAVAIDPTRITTENAPEHHFFGHPKARGEFHITPHPDDVMNQDVEPKKVDDQKQVEEKKEVETKPESNEEKEQK; encoded by the coding sequence ATGGCTACTAACACTAGTACAACTAACAAACAGTTGACACTATTTGGATTCTTCACAATAACAGCCTCAATGGTTATGGCTGTTTATGAATATCCGAGTTTTGCAACTTCAGGATTTTCATTACTTTTCTTCTTACTATTTGGAGGATTATTTTGGTTTATTCCAGTAGCACTTTGTGCAGCTGAAATGGCAACAATTCCAGGATGGGAAACAGGTGGGGTTTTCACTTGGGTTTCTGAATCTTTAGGTGAGCGTTGGGGATTTGCGGCAATATTCTATCAGTTTTTTGAAATAACAGTAGGTTATATTCCAATGCTTTACTTTATTAATGGTTCATTATCGTACCTATTTGATTGGCCAGGATTAAATGTAAATCCACATCTAAAATTAATTTCAATTTTAATTGTATTTTGGATTTTAACATTCTCACAATTAGGTGGAACTAAATACACAGCTAAAATAGCAAGAATTGGATTCATATTTGGTATTGTAATTCCTGCAATAATCTTAATTGGTTTAGCAATAGCTTACGTTGTGGCTGGAAATCCAGTACATATGGAAGTTAGCTGGAATTCATTCTTCCCAGATTTTACTAATGTAAACTCATTGGTTATATTGGTATCATTTATCTTGAGTTATATGGGGGTAGAAGCATCAGCTTCCCATGCTAACGAGATGGCTAATCCTAAAAAACAATACCCAATAGCTGTATTTATGTTAGTTATCATAGCTATCGTTATAAGTTCTGCAGGTGGATTATCAATAGCTACAGTAATTCCAGTAAATGAGATAAACTTAAGTGCAGGAGTTAACCAAACTTTTGCGATATTAATTAATCACTATGGAAGTCATTTAGATTGGATTGTTAGAATTATAGCAGCATTTATTGGACTTGGAGTTTTAGCTGAAGTAAGTGCATGGATAGTTGGACCATCAAGAGCTATGTATGTTGCAGCACAAAAGGGTATTTTACCTCCAGTGTTTAAAAAAGTTAATAAAAACGATGTACCAGTTCCTTTAGTAATGTTCCAAGGAGTTATCGTAACTATTTGGGCGATTGTTTTAACACTAGGTGGTGGAGGAAACAACATGTCCTTCATGACAGCTATGTCTTTAACAGTTGTTATTTACTTAATGACATACTTCCTATTATTTATAGGTTATTTAACATTAGTTTTAAAAAGAAAAACAACAGATGCTCAAGCTGGATATCAAATTCCAGGTGGAGTTGTATTTAAATGTATTGTTGGTGCAATTGGATTCTTAACATCACTATTTGCATTTATTATATCATTCTTCCCACCAGATAATATTCCAGGTGGAAACACTGGGGAGTATGAAACTATTTTAACAGTAGGATTTATAGTAGTTTTAGTTCTTCCATTTATAATATATGAGTTTAGAGATAAAAGAAATGCAGTTGCAATAGATCCAACAAGAATCACAACAGAAAATGCTCCTGAGCACCACTTCTTTGGACATCCTAAAGCAAGAGGAGAGTTCCATATTACTCCTCATCCAGATGATGTTATGAATCAAGATGTAGAGCCTAAAAAAGTTGATGATCAGAAACAAGTTGAAGAAAAAAAAGAGGTTGAAACTAAACCAGAATCTAATGAAGAAAAAGAACAAAAATAA